In a single window of the Coffea eugenioides isolate CCC68of chromosome 3, Ceug_1.0, whole genome shotgun sequence genome:
- the LOC113764536 gene encoding mediator of RNA polymerase II transcription subunit 33A-like: MEEVSASYDQCSYWDAVLELTKLAQENGSDPLLWAIQVSANMSSSGVSFPSFELANFLVSYIFWENNVPITWKFLEKALVLKIVPSLPVLALLSTRVIPNRHSCPAAFRLYMELLKTHAFEFESHSKLPNDQKIRKSISNIIHSSQIFDVQADEPGVLVIQIVFSIVWQLLDASLDDEGLLKLTPEKNSRWPTKLQDMEIDGYKNSDVMRLENKERLKNANTVMAIELIGKFLQTKVTSRIIYLARQSMRRPWGGFVQRIQLLVSHSTALRNSKLLTSETLLKLIHNSPKLMLQRPRRYAPEELPSVGLFKSLAYRSGCRVGLSCASLWLPLDLILEDAMDNSQVNATSSVETVTGLVKALQAINGSTWHETFLGLWKAALRLVQRERDPIEGPVPRLDTRLCMLLSITTLVVADLIEEEESAPTDEIDVDLDSQCKQTTGNRRGDLASSLQNLGDFEMLLTPPHSVIPAANQAAAKAMMFVSGINVGSAYFESISMTDIPTNCSGNLRHVIVEACIARNLLDTSAYFWPGYASGSINQLPHTVPTQIPSWSSFMKGAPLTPLLINALVSVPASSLAELEKIFETAVKGSDDEKIAAARILSGASLVRGWNIQEHTAYFITRLLSPPAPADYSGDDSHLIGFGPMLNVLLVGIAPVDCVQIFSLHGLVPQLACSLMTICEVFGSCIPNISWTLTTGEEISAHAVFSNAFALLLKLWRFNHPPIEYGVGDLPPVGSQLTPEYLLLVRNSLLVSSGNLLKDPNRRRLAAVASASYPKPIFVDSFPKLKVWYRQHLACIASPLSGLVHGTPVHQTVDALLNMMFRKISRGSQSATSITSGSSSSSGPGSEDTFPRPILPAWDILEAVPFVVDAALTSCAHGILSPRELCTGLKDLADYLPASLATIVSYFSAEVTRGIWKPVFMNGTDWPSPAANLFYVEEQIKKILAATGVDVPSLAAGGNSPATLPLPLAAFVSLTITYKLDKASQRFLNLAGPALESLAAGCPWPCMPIVASLWTQKAKCWSDFLVFSASRTVFLHNNDAVVQLLKSCFTVTLGLNTTSVTSNGGVGSLLGHGFGSHMYGGISPVAPGILYLRVYRSIRDIMFMREEIVSLLMQSVKDIACSGLPVEQPEKLKNAKNGKYGHVSLDTIMIKVKLAASLGASLAWLTGGLGLMQSLIKETLPSWFLSVHPSDQEGASTMGVPMLQGYALAYFTVFCGAHAWGLDAISSSSKRRPKVLREHLEFVASVLDGQISLGCDPATWRAYVLELLSLMVDCFSSWMLEVDVPLLKRLGEGLRKWNEEELALALLCLGGAGTIGAAAELIIDTDL, from the exons ATGGAGGAGGTGTCAGCATCTTATGATCAGTGCAGCTATTGGGATGCTGTATTGGAGCTAACAAAGTTGGCCCAAGAAAATGGAAGTGACCCTCTATTGTGGGCAATTCAAGTTTCCGCGAACATGAGTTCTTCAGGGGTGTCTTTCCCTTCTTTTGAGTTGGCCAACTTCCTGGTTTCTTACATTTTCTGGGAAAACAATGTTCCTATAACTTGGAAATTCCTAGAGAAAGCTTTGGTTCTCAAGATTGTGCCTTCTCTTCCTGTTCTTGCACTGCTCTCCACAAG GGTAATCCCAAATCGACATTCCTGTCCAGCAGCATTTAGGCTTTATATGGAACTTCTAAAGACACATGCATTCGAGTTTGAGAGTCATTCAAAGTTACCTAATGATCAGAA GATCAGGAAGTCAATTAGTAATATTATCCACTCCTCTCAGATATTTGATGTACAAGCAGATGAACCTGGAGTTCTTGTGATTCAGATTGTCTTTTCAATTGTTTGGCAATTGCTTGATGCATCCTTGGATGATGAAGGGTTGCTGAAACTTACCCCTGAAAAAAATTCTAGATGGCCCACTAAACTGCAGGACATGGAGATTGATGGCTACAAAAATTCTGATGTAATGAGGCTTGAAAACAAAGAGAGATTGAAGAATGCTAATACTGTCATGGCCATAGAGTTGATAGGCAAATTTCTGCAAACCAAAGTGACTTCCAGGATTATTTATTTGGCTCGCCAAAGCAT GAGAAGACCTTGGGGTGGTTTTGTCCAGCGAATTCAGCTGCTTGTATCACATTCCACAGCATTAAGAAATTCAAAACTTCTAACATCAGAGACTCTTCTAAAGTTGATACATAATAGTCCCAAGTTAATGCTGCAGCGTCCCAGAAGATATGCTCCAGAGGAGCTACCTAGTGTTGGGCTTTTTAAATCTCTAGCATATAGGTCTGGTTGTCGTGTTGGGCTTAGTTGTGCTTCTCTTTGGCTTCCTCTTGATTTGATATTGGAAGATGCAATGGACAACTCACAAGTTAATGCAACTAGTTCTGTTGAAACTGTTACTG GTCTAGTAAAAGCTCTTCAAGCAATCAACGGTAGCACTTGGCATGAGACTTTCCTAGGACTTTGGAAGGCAGCTTTACGTCTAGTTCAAAGG GAAAGGGATCCAATTGAAGGGCCTGTTCCACGCCTAGATACTCGACTATGCATGTTACTCTCTATCACAACTCTCGTGGTTGCTGATCTTATTGAGGAAGAGGAAAGTGCTCCAACTGATGAGATTGATGTTGACTTAGACAGTCAGTGCAAACAGACTACTGGAAATCGTCGTGGGGATTTGGCCTCTAGCTTACAGAATCTGGGTGATTTTGAGATGCTTTTAACTCCTCCTCACTCTGTTATTCCCGCAGCCAATCAAGCAGCTGCAAAAGCAATGATGTTTGTTTCTGGAATAAACGTTGGCAGTGCATATTTTGAATCCATCAGCATGACAGATATTCCAACAAACTGTT CTGGAAACCTGCGACATGTAATAGTCGAGGCCTGCATTGCCAGAAATTTACTGGATACATCTGCTTACTTCTGGCCAGGCTATGCGAGTGGAAGCATCAATCAATTACCCCACACTGTTCCCACTCAAATTCCTAGTTGGTCCTCTTTCATGAAGGGTGCCCCACTTACACCACTGTTGATAAATGCTTTAGTTTCAGTGCCTGCTTCAAG CTTAGCAGAATTAGAGAAGATTTTTGAGACTGCGGTGAAAGGATCTGATGATGAGAAGATAGCTGCTGCAAGAATTCTTTCTGGAGCTTCCTTAGTTCGTGGGTGGAATATACAG GAACACACAGCATATTTTATAACCAGATTGTTGTCTCCACCAGCTCCTGCTGACTACTCTGGGGATGACAGCCATTTGATAGGTTTTGGGCCAATGCTGAATGTCTTGCTTGTTGGAATTGCACCTGTTGACTGCGTCCAGATTTTTTCCCTGCATGGCCTG GTTCCACAACTAGCTTGTTCACTGATGACGATATGCGAGGTATTTGGTTCATGTATTCCTAATATCTCATGGACACTCACTACAGGAGAGGAAATCTCTGCACATGCTGTATTTTCAAACGCATTTGCTCTTCTTCTAAAGCTATGGAGGTTTAATCATCCTCCAATTGAATATGGAGTGGGGGACTTACCACCAGTAGGGTCTCAACTAACTCCCGAGTACCTCCTACTTGTGCGTAATTCCCTGCTGGTATCTTCTGGAAACTTACTCAAGGATCCAAATAGAAGGAGATTAGCTGCTGTTGCAAGTGCTTCTTACCCGAAACCCATCTTTGTAGACTCATTTCCAAAACTAAAGGTTTGGTATAGGCAACATCTGGCATGTATAGCTTCACCCCTTTCTGGGCTTGTTCATGGAACCCCTGTCCATCAAACAGTTGATGCCCTTCTAAACATGATGTTCAGAAAAATTAGTAGAGGAAGCCAGTCAGCAACTTCCATAACATCTGGGAGTAGTAGTTCCTCTGGACCTGGCAGTGAAGATACTTTTCCAAGGCCAATATTACCTGCTTGGGATATACTTGAAGCTGTCCCTTTTGTGGTTGATGCTGCTCTAACCAGTTGTGCTCATGGGATACTGTCTCCTCGGGAATTGTGCACAG GCCTTAAAGACTTGGCTGATTATCTTCCAGCATCCTTGGCAACTATTGTAAGTTACTTCTCAGCTGAAGTAACTCGTGGCATCTGGAAACCAGTTTTCATGAATGGAACTGATTGGCCAAGCCCTGCTGCCAATCTCTTTTATGTTGAGgaacaaataaagaaaattttagcTGCCACTGGTGTTGATGTCCCAAGCCTTGCTGCAG GGGGGAACTCTCCAGCAACACTTCCACTGCCATTGGCTGCATTTGTGAGCCTCACTATAACATACAAACTTGATAAAGCCTCGCAACGGTTTCTCAATCTGGCAGGCCCAGCATTAGAGTCCCTAGCAGCAGGTTGTCCATGGCCATGCATGCCGATTGTGGCTTCTTTGTGGACCCAAAAGGCAAAATGCTGGAGTGACTTTCTTGTATTTTCTGCCTCTCGTACTGTCTTCCTACACAACAATGACGCAGTTGTTCAGCTGCTAAAAAGTTGCTTCACCGTGACTCTTGGCCTGAACACAACCTCAGTCACTAGCAATGGGGGTGTTGGGTCACTTCTTGGCCATGGATTTGGATCACATATGTACGGTGGGATTTCTCCAGTAGCCCCAGGGATTCTATATCTACGTGTTTACAGATCAATCAGGGACATCATGTTCATGAGAGAAGAGATTGTTTCTCTGCTGATGCAATCCGTGAAAGACATAGCATGCAGTGGGCTACCAGTAGAACAACCAGAAAAGCTGAAGAATGCCAAAAATGGCAAGTATGGGCATGTTTCACTTGATACAATAATGATTAAGGTGAAACTAGCAGCTTCTTTGGGAGCTTCACTGGCATGGTTAACTGGTGGACTGGGGCTTATGCAGTCATTGATAAAAGAAACCTTGCCTTCTTGGTTTCTGTCAGTTCACCCATCAGACCAGGAAGGAGCCTCCACTATGGGAGTCCCTATGCTCCAAGGATATGCGCTGGCATACTTTACAGTGTTTTGCGGAGCACATGCATGGGGTTTAGATGcaatatcatcatcatcaaagCGACGTCCAAAAGTTCTTCGGGAGCACCTGGAGTTTGTAGCTAGTGTCCTTGATGGCCAAATATCACTCGGTTGTGACCCAGCCACCTGGCGGGCTTATGTCCTGGAGCTTCTGAGCCTGATGGTTGATTGCTTTTCCTCTTGGATGCTTGAGGTGGATGTACCGTTGTTGAAGAGACTAGGTGAAGGGCTGAGGAAATGGAATGAGGAAGAGCTTGCTCTAGCTTTGCTGTGCCTTGGGGGGGCTGGTACGATTGGGGCTGCTGCTGAACTGATCATAGACACTGACTTGTAG
- the LOC113765765 gene encoding ribonucleoside-diphosphate reductase small chain A, giving the protein MRNCTGASLVDEEEEEEPILTEQSQRFCMFPIKYPQLWEMYKKAEASFWTAEEVDLSLDVQHWETLSHSEKHFISHVLAFFAASDGIVLENLAARFLKDVQIPEARAFYGFQIAIENIHSEMYSLLLETYIKDSREKNRLFNAMETVPCVAKKAKWALNWIQSSRSFAERLVAFACVEGIFFSGSFCAIFWLKKRALMPGLTFSNELISRDEGLHCDFACLLYSLLQKQVQWQKVHQIVHEAVEIEIEFVCDALPCALIGMNAALMSQYIKFVADRLLVSLGCQKMYDVENPFDWMEFISLQGKANFFERRVGDYQKASVMSSLQDGSKNFEFKLDEDF; this is encoded by the exons atgaggaattgTACAGGGGCAAGTCTTGTGGAcgaggaggaagaagaggaacCCATATTGACGGAGCAATCTCAAAGATTCTGCATGTTCCCCATTAAATACCCTCAACTTTGGGAAATGTACAAGAAGGCTGAAGCCAGTTTTTGGACAG CCGAAGAGGTCGATCTTTCTCTGGATGTGCAGCACTGGGAAACATTATCTCATTCTGAAAAGCACTTTATAAGCCATGTACTGGCTTTTTTTGCTGCATCAGATGGGATCGTTCTGGAAAATTTGGCTGCTAGGTTCTTGAAAGATGTTCAAATTCCAGAG GCTCGTGCATTTTATGGCTTTCAAATTGCCATTGAGAATATACATTCTG AGATGTACAGCTTGCTTTTGGAAACGTACATCAAAGACTCCAGAGAGAAGAATAGATTGTTTAATGCCATGGAAACTGTTCCTTGTGTTGCTAAAAAGGCCAAGTGGGCTTTGAATTGGATTCAGAG TTCACGCTCATTTGCAGAGAGACTTGTAGCTTTTGCTTGTGTTGAGGGAATATTCTTCTCAGGGAG CTTTTGTGCTATCTTTTGGCTTAAAAAGAGGGCATTGATGCCTGGCTTGACATTCTCAAATGAGCTTATCTCAAGAGACGAGGGTCTTCACTGTGATTTTGCTTGCCTTTTATACAG TTTGTTGCAGAAGCAAGTACAATGGCAAAAGGTTCATCAAATTGTCCATGAGGCTGTTGAAATAGAGATTGAGTTTGTATGTGATGCTCTTCCTTGTGCATTAATTGGCATGAATGCTGCACTGATGAGCCAATACATCAAATTTGTTGCTGATCGCCTATTG GTTTCATTAGGGTGCCAGAAAATGTACGATGTAGAAAACCCCTTTGACTGGATGGAGTTTATTTCCTTGCA AGGAAAAGCAAACTTCTTTGAGAGAAGGGTGGGTGATTATCAGAAGGCTTCTGTTATGTCAAGCTTGCAAGATGGTTCAAAGAACTTTGAATTCAAACTTGATGAGGACTTCTAG
- the LOC113764616 gene encoding pentatricopeptide repeat-containing protein At5g19020, mitochondrial, giving the protein MNFVLRPKSPLHFSTLFSLLTYQSPRCLSSVTPLNQPPHPTEENLKGLRSSKPNYELLIISALKDYSSMLLIPKGQGIHGHITKLGLDCNIFIRNSLISFYSKCGLISSAKRIFDDCEKLDAVSCNIMLSGYVKLRYMNDARELFDKMPGKNCVSFTTMIMGLAQNGSSKEAIKVFQEMMMSGVLPNKVTMASVITAFLHVAGGGFEKGRSLHGLVMKLGLVGFVIVSTNLVHMYCLRSHLRDASRLFDEMPEKNVVSWNVMLNGYAKAGLVDLAREFFERIDDKDVVSWGTVIDGYVQVGRLTEALTLYREMVCTGLGPNEVMIVDIISACGQSAAVKEGLQFHAVTMKKGFDCYDFMQATIIHFYAACEEVGLAWLQFKLGSKHHIANWNALISGLIRNGRIDEARVLFDEMPERDVFSWSSMISGYSQNEQPGIALELFHAMVAGGVKPNEITMVSVLSAIATLGRLNEGRWAHEYICDNSIPLNDNLSAAVIDMYAKCGSMSSALEVFQQMKDKASDVSPWNAMICGSAMHGHAELALRIFADLQGRKIKLNPITFIGVLSACCHAGLVEVGDQHFKSMKSVYNLEPTVKHYGCMVDLLGRAGRLKEAEELIRRMPMKADVVIWGTLLAACRTHGDMEVGERAAENLARLEPSHGPSRVLLSNIYADAGRWGDAFLVRKAMQTQGLMRSPAYSGII; this is encoded by the coding sequence ATGAACTTTGTTCTCAGACCCAAATCACCCCTTCATTTCTCAACCCTTTTCTCTTTACTCACCTATCAATCTCCCAGATGCCTGTCCTCTGTAACCCCTTTGAACCAACCTCCCCATCCCACCGAAGAAAACCTAAAAGGACTCAGAAGTTCAAAACCCAATTACGAGCTCCTAATCATCTCCGCTTTGAAAGATTACTCTTCTATGTTATTGATTCCTAAAGGCCAAGGAATCCATGGGCATATAACAAAATTAGGCCTTGATTGCAATATTTTTATCCGAAATAGTTTAATCAGCTTCTATTCGAAATGTGGGCTGATTTCTAGTGCAAAAAGGATTTTTGATGACTGTGAGAAGCTTGATGCTGTTTCTTGCAACATTATGCTCTCTGGCTATGTGAAATTAAGGTATATGAATGATGCCCGTGAGTTGTTTGACAAAATGCCTGGGAAAAACTGCGTTTCTTTTACAACTATGATAATGGGTCTGGCTCAGAACGGGTCTTCGAAAGAGGCAATTAAGGTTTTCCAGGAAATGATGATGTCCGGGGTGCTTCCAAATAAAGTTACCATGGCAAGTGTGATTACGGCTTTTTTGCATGTGGCTGGTGGGGGATTTGAGAAAGGGAGATCACTGCATGGGTTGGTGATGAAACTTGGGCTTGTTGGATTTGTTATTGTTTCGACTAATTTGGTTCACATGTACTGCTTACGTTCTCATTTAAGGGATGCGAGCAGGCTCTTTGATGAGATGCCTGAAAAGAATGTAGTTTCATGGAACGTGATGTTGAATGGGTATGCTAAGGCAGGTTTGGTTGATTTGGCTAGAGAGTTTTTTGAGAGGATAGATGATAAAGATGTGGTTTCTTGGGGTACAGTAATTGATGGTTATGTGCAAGTTGGGAGGTTGACTGAGGCTTTAACACTTTACCGTGAAATGGTTTGCACTGGGTTGGGGCCTAACGAAGTGATGATTGTTGATATAATTTCAGCTTGCGGACAATCTGCTGCTGTTAAGGAGGGTCTGCAGTTTCATGCTGTAACCATGAAGAAGGGCTTTGATTGTTACGATTTTATGCAGGCAACAATTATTCATTTTTATGCTGCTTGTGAGGAGGTTGGTCTTGCTTGGTTGCAGTTCAAACTAGGAAGCAAACACCATATTGCAAACTGGAATGCCCTCATCTCAGGACTGATTAGAAACGGAAGGATTGATGAAGCTAGGGTTTTGTTTGATGAGATGCCAGAGAGAGATGTTTTCTCATGGAGCTCAATGATTTCTGGTTATTCGCAAAATGAACAGCCTGGGATAGCTTTGGAGCTTTTCCATGCGATGGTAGCTGGAGGAGTTAAACCAAATGAAATTACAATGGTTAGTGTCCTATCTGCAATTGCTACATTGGGTAGATTAAATGAAGGAAGATGGGCTCATGAATACATATGCGACAACTCCATCCCTCTTAATGACAATCTTAGTGCAGCAGTTATTGATATGTATGCCAAATGTGGTAGCATGAGCAGTGCTTTAGAAGTGTTCCAACAAATGAAAGATAAGGCATCTGATGTTTCACCATGGAATGCTATGATATGTGGCTCAGCCATGCATGGACATGCAGAACTGGCTCTAAGAATTTTTGCTGACTTGCAGGGGCGTAAAATCAAACTGAATCCTATTACATTTATTGGAGTCTTGAGTGCATGCTGCCACGCAGGGTTGGTGGAAGTTGGAGATCAACATTTTAAGAGCATGAAGAGTGTATACAATCTAGAGCCTACCGTCAAGCACTATGGTTGCATGGTGGATCTTCTAGGTAGGGCAGGAAGACTTAAAGAAGCAGAAGAATTAATAAGAAGGATGCCAATGAAGGCAGATGTTGTGATATGGGGAACACTACTGGCAGCATGTAGAACACACGGTGATATGGAAGTAGGAGAAAGGGCTGCCGAGAATTTGGCAAGATTGGAGCCTTCTCATGGTCCAAGCAGGGTTCTCCTGTCTAACATCTATGCTGATGCAGGGAGGTGGGGTGATGCATTTTTAGTCAGGAAAGCAATGCAAACTCAAGGATTGATGAGATCCCCTGCATATAGTggcattatttga